A window of the Besnoitia besnoiti strain Bb-Ger1 chromosome VI, whole genome shotgun sequence genome harbors these coding sequences:
- a CDS encoding hypothetical protein (encoded by transcript BESB_067230), with translation MEDYRQRHREAYERRLAEQRMREEQEKLAAQALSSESASSPATSSSSSCAGGACAPAQGGDAQSAPSVSVSGSASSLASSVTAPPSGGASGGADLRNAELAAQEAASLEEARRLQREFEAELEGIRPPDATYQETLISEEIPSATLAWWQNASSLPLGLARSSSNASSRRSRIEEDDLGTLGAASSQGVEEDDAALARRLQEEEYRRHRGGQVSPPSVASRRSAHASPSATPPRPLTSPQPLSSPQPLTHFGRVSPPFAARTAGGSLVGGTSSFFFSSASATPLPERDVIDVDRDSNSDVQIVASSPPAGARTPPASVSASRSRQMSPASLAPASLAPASLAPASLAPASLAPASLARVRRREGDAADSGPRDAQDHAATRRAPVGASSVAPNDAELFAAAGIDLDSDEAIMQAAIAQSLVDM, from the exons ATGGAGGACTACCGCCAGCGTCACCGGGAGGCGTATgagcgccgcctggcggagcagcgcatgcgcgaagaGCAAGAAAAGCTCGCGGCTCAAGCCCTGTCCTCGgagtctgcctcgtcgcccgcaacgtcttcctcctcttcgtgtGCTGGAGgggcgtgcgcgccggctcagggcggcgacgcgcagtccgcgccctccgtttctgtctccgggtctgcctcctctcttgCTTCTTCCGTtacggcgccgccgagtggcggcgcgagcggcggggcggATCTCCGCAACGCagagctcgcggcgcaggaggcggcctcgttggaagaggcgcggcgcctgcagcgagagttcgaggcggagctcgaggGCATTCGCCCGCCCGACGCGACCTACCAAGAGACGCTGATTTCCGAGGAGATTCCGTCCGCGACGCTGGCGTGGTGGCAGAATGCAAGCTCCCTGCCTCTGGGCCTTGCGCGCTCTAGCTCCaacgccagcagccgccgcagcaggatCGAAGAGGATGACCTCGGCACcctgggcgccgcctcgtcgcagggtgtcgaggaagacgacgccgcgctcgccaggAGACTCCAGGAGGAAGAGTACAGACGCCACAGAGGCGGCCAG gtgtcgccgccgtcggtggcgagccgccgctcggcgcacgcgtctccctcggcaacaccgccgcggccgctgacctctccgcagcccctgtcctctccgcagccgctgacGCACTTTGGGCgggtgtctccgccgtttGCCGCTCGCACGGCAGGGGGGAGTTTGGTGGGGGGCAcgtcttcgtttttcttctcgtcggcctctgcgacgcctctGCCGGAGCGCGACGTGATTGACGTCGACCGAGACAGCAACAGCGATGTGCAGAtcgtcgcgtcctcgccgccagcgggggcccgcacgccgcccgcgtcggtGTCAGCGAGCCGCAGTCGCCAAATGTCGccagcctctctcgcgccagcctctctcgcgccagcctctctcgcgccagcctctctcgcgccagcctctctcgcgccagcctctctcgcgcgcgtgagacgcagggaaggcgacgcagctgaTTCGGgtccgcgagacgcgcaagaccacgccgcgacgcgacgcgcgcccgtCGGCGCGTCGTCCGTCGCCCCGAACGATGCCGagctcttcgcggcggcaggcatCGATCTCGACTCAGAT GAGGCGATCATGCAGGCTGCCATCGCCCAGAGCCTCGTGGACATGTAG